A genomic segment from Lutzomyia longipalpis isolate SR_M1_2022 chromosome 3, ASM2433408v1 encodes:
- the LOC129791907 gene encoding uncharacterized protein LOC129791907, whose product MDERGIDLEERELREYDEEAMGGDEQGEVIKHYRQKIRELEKENEALKRSTSSSSSREVGTFRLAGGEIKDLIPAFRPGEDETTTEEWIENLESMREIYEWTDQQVLLYASIRLKGAAKKWHSTTKTKTWDEFKRELMKAFPEKINVGRIIEEIQGRKRKRDETVTEYFFEMRQKGKKIKLDDATIAKYIIAGLGDEKLIGMVAGANYDSPQELLQKIKDAEDIRRAMRKHGIGESGGKEKGGKNDARPEQESQDGNQVQKVSCYNCGKVGQTARECHERENKQRDMKAEITCFKCNEKGHIARFCGKNETDSKMIHKGNMRIIEVEEKENPNYKEVKINEKKLWAYIDQGSDCTTMRKSDVEALGVEIKSRTTTLRGFAGQCQTVGQTEVWVTIDEVRRQTTVHVVPDEAQDIPVIVGLDILGKEDIRVVRQGKTLQIEDVRKDANEKTI is encoded by the coding sequence ATGGATGAAAGAGGAATCGATTTGGAGGAAAGAGAGCTCCGGGAGTACGATGAAGAAGCAATGGGAGGAGATGAACAGGGAGAAGTGATTAAACACTACAGGCAAAAGATCCGTGAATTGGAAAAGGAGAATGAAGCGCTCAAACGGAGTACATCTTCATCAAGTTCAAGGGAAGTGGGAACATTCCGGCTGGCTGGTGGGGAAATTAAAGATTTGATCCCGGCGTTCCGACCTGGGGAAGATGAGACAACCACAGAAGAGTGGATTGAGAATCTAGAATCCATGCGGGAGATCTACGAATGGACCGATCAACAAGTTCTGCTGTATGCGTCAATTCGGCTCAAAGGAGCCGCAAAGAAGTGGCATTCAACCACAAAGACGAAAACGTGGGATGAATTCAAGCGGGAACTGATGAAAGCTTTTCCGGAGAAGATTAATGTAGGGAGGATAATTGAAGAGATTCAAGGGAGAAAGAGAAAGCGAGATGAAACCGTAACCGAGTACTTCTTTGAAATGAGACAGAAAGGGAAAAAGATAAAGCTGGATGATGCGACGATCGCAAAGTACATTATAGCAGGACTGGGAGATGAGAAATTGATCGGTATGGTGGCCGGAGCTAACTACGACTCCCCACAGGAATTGCTCCAGAAAATCAAAGATGCTGAGGATATTCGTAGAGCCATGAGAAAACACGGAATTGGCGAATCAGGGGGGAAAgaaaagggaggaaaaaaCGATGCACGGCCTGAACAAGAGAGCCAGGATGGGAATCAGGTGCAGAAAGTATCTTGCTACAATTGCGGGAAAGTTGGTCAGACAGCCAGAGAATGCcatgaaagagaaaacaaacaaCGAGACATGAAGGCAGAAATCACGTGCTTCAAATGCAACGAGAAAGGTCACATAGCAAGATTCTGTGGCAAAAATGAGACAGACTCAAAGATGATCCATAAGGGTAACATGAGAATAATTGAAgttgaggaaaaagaaaatccgaaCTACAAGGAGGTGAAAATTAACGAGAAAAAGCTCTGGGCTTACATTGATCAAGGGAGCGATTGCACCACAATGAGGAAATCTGATGTAGAAGCTCTGGGGGTGGAGATTAAATCGAGAACGACAACGCTGAGAGGATTCGCAGGACAATGCCAGACCGTGGGGCAAACGGAAGTATGGGTTACGATTGACGAGGTGCGAAGGCAAACAACCGTCCATGTCGTTCCAGATGAAGCTCAAGACATCCCAGTGATTGTCGGCCTTGATATTTTGGGAAAGGAAGACATACGAGTCGTCAGGCAAGGCAAAACGTTGCAGATAGAGGATGTCCGGAAGGATGCAAACGAGAAGACAATTtga
- the LOC129791996 gene encoding NADH dehydrogenase [ubiquinone] 1 alpha subcomplex subunit 8 — MVVTHKIDLPTEEELTVQEVNLSGPALKAGAFHLGKYCEFQNNEFMLCCEELQDPRKCIKEGKAVTNCALEFFRKVKKSCHEEFTQYANCLDKSSQDCAMKPCRKTQGVFDKCMLDNMQIERPHYGYFCRARIHDSERPAPPKKEKVVYPDATPGLPDDYPRTPAKYGSRFIFLE; from the exons ATGGTTGTCACCCATAAAATAGATCTACCCACGGAAGAGGAGCTCACTGTCCAGGAGGTCAATCTCTCGGGACCTGCCCTCAAAGCTGGAGCTTTTCATCttggaaaatattgtgaatttCAGAATAAT GAATTCATGTTATGCTGCGAGGAACTACAGGATCCACGAAAGTGCATAAAGGAAGGGAAAGCCGTAACAAACTGTGCTCTGGAGTTCTTCCGGAAGGTTAAGAAGTCCTGTCATGAAGAATTCACGCAGTATGCCAATTGCCTGGACAAAAGTAGCCAAGATTGCGCCATGAAACC ATGCCGCAAGACTCAGGGCGTTTTTGATAAATGTATGCTGGACAACATGCAAATTGAGCGACCACACTATGGATACTTCTGTCGTGCCCGAATTCACGATAGCGAACGTCCAGCACCACCGAAGAAAGAGAAGGTTGTCTACCCTGATGCCACACCAGGGCTTCCTGACGACTACCCCAGGACTCCAGCAAAATATGGCTCTCGCTTTATCTTCTTGGAGTAA